From a region of the Cucumis sativus cultivar 9930 chromosome 6, Cucumber_9930_V3, whole genome shotgun sequence genome:
- the LOC101220747 gene encoding BEL1-like homeodomain protein 1 has translation MATYFHGGSEIQNNSDGIHTLYLMNPNYVPYSDTHSQSSHNMLFLNPSSTHALNPSTLPHPPPSNNHFVGIPLPTTDPLRPSYHEISTTLHPHRLHYNLWAPVDQQHQHHQQPLHADSADLTFRRPTAQQSLSLSLSSQQSLYRTLSAEQEIQGGGGGGGGGGGAPSGEEIRVSGNSGTSVSVVSSGITGVQSVILGSKYLKAAQELLDEVVHVGKANFKTDKFGDGTKDKMKMKRESTTTIGGGSSATTGGGETTSKSVAELSTAQRQDLQMKKAKLIGMLDEVEQKYKQYHQQIRGVVSCFEQAAGLGSAKSYASLALETISKQFRCLKDAICGQIKATGKSLGEDQENWLGSSKMEGSSTTSSSRLRYVDHHLRQQRALQQLGMIQHNTWRPQRGLPERAVSVLRAWLFEHFLHPYPKDSDKIILAKQTGLTRSQVSNWFINARVRLWKPMVEEMYLEEIKEQEQNGDSQDMIRGGGSQHQNNNNNNRTHNDPQYSKTENLMNNNPSHSSISSSSILGIGSTTVGGGFSLVPPSSDNNILLSTPKKPRTTTTTAAITTTNNNNNVVSENPSSESMLLRDIDIVNSNSFPVGEIGSTFNSELLTPRFHANGVSLTLALPHNNSDHLSLSPNQTNYHHLSSNQNLHLGRSSRLDITNHHPGPPDFSDVNPTAPPSYDHVDMQTTKRFAAQLLPDFVA, from the exons ATGGCGACGTACTTCCACGGTGGTTCAGAAATCCAAAACAATTCTGACGGAATTCACACTCTTTACCTTATGAACCCAAACTACGTACCTTACTCTGACACCCACTCTCAATCTTCTCATAATATGCTTTTTCTCAACCCTTCATCAACTCACGCGCTTAACCCTTCCACTCTCCCTCACCCCCCGCCTTCCAACAACCACTTCGTCGGAATTCCTCTCCCCACCACCGACCCTCTCCGTCCTTCCTATCACGAAATCTCAACAACCCTCCATCCTCATCGCCTCCACTACAATCTATGGGCTCCTGTAGACCAACAACACCAACACCACCAACAACCCCTCCATGCCGACTCCGCCGATTTGACCTTCCGTCGCCCGACAGCTCAACAGAGTTTGTCCTTAAGCCTCTCTTCCCAACAGTCTTTGTATCGGACGTTATCGGCTGAGCAGGAGATACAAGGCGGTGGCGGAGGCGGAGGCGGTGGCGGTGGTGCTCCGAGTGGGGAGGAAATTCGGGTGTCAGGGAATTCGGGGACGTCGGTGTCGGTGGTGTCGAGTGGGATAACGGGGGTTCAGAGTGTGATATTGGGGTCTAAGTATTTGAAAGCGGCTCAAGAACTTTTGGATGAAGTAGTTCATGTTGGTaaagcaaattttaaaaccgACAAATTTGGGGATGGGACAAAGGataagatgaagatgaagagagaaTCAACGACTACCATTGGTGGAGGTTCTTCCGCCACCACCGGTGGCGGTGAAACTACTTCCAAGTCTGTTGCTGAGCTTAGTACTGCTCAAAGACAGGACCTTCAGATGAAAAAAGCTAAGCTTATTGGAATGCTTGATGag GTGGAGCAGAAGTATAAACAATACCACCAACAAATACGAGGAGTAGTGAGTTGTTTCGAGCAAGCAGCAGGTTTGGGGTCAGCGAAATCGTACGCATCACTGGCCCTCGAAACGATTTCAAAGCAGTTCAGGTGCTTAAAAGATGCAATATGTGGACAAATCAAAGCAACAGGAAAAAGCTTAGGAGAAGATCAAGAGAATTGGTTGGGTTCGTCAAAAATGGAAGGATCATCAACAACATCATCATCAAGATTGAGATATGTCGATCATCATTTAAGGCAACAAAGAGCCCTTCAACAATTGGGAATGATTCAACATAATACTTGGAGACCTCAAAGAGGTTTGCCTGAACGTGCTGTTTCTGTTCTTCGTGCTTGGCTCTTTGAACATTTCCTTCACCC gtATCCTAAGGATTCTGATAAGATCATTCTTGCTAAACAAACTGGTCTCACAAGAAGCCAA GTATCAAATTGGTTTATAAATGCAAGAGTTCGTCTATGGAAGCCAATGGTTGAGGAAATGTATTTGGAGGAAATCAAAGAGCAAGAGCAAAATGGGGATTCCCAAGACATGATTAGAGGAGGAGGATCAcaacatcaaaataacaacaacaataatcgTACTCATAATGATCCACAGTATTCCAAGACAGAAAATTTGATGAACAACAACCCTTCCCATTCTTCGATCTCATCCTCCTCAATCTTAGGAATAGGATCGACAACCGTGGGTGGCGGTTTCAGCCTCGTACCACCGTCCTCTGACAATAACATCCTCCTTTCAACTCCCAAAAAACCAAGAACAACCACTACCACCGCCGCCATCACGACgacaaacaacaacaacaacgtTGTCTCAGAAAACCCTTCCTCAGAATCCATGCTTCTAAGAGACATTGATATTGTTAATTCCAACTCATTCCCAGTTGGTGAAATTGGATCAACTTTCAATTCAGAGCTTTTAACTCCAAGGTTTCATGCAAATGGTGTCTCTCTCACTCTTGCCCTTCCTCATAACAATTCAGATCATCTCTCACTTTCACCCAACCAAACAAATTACCATCATCTCTCTTCCAACCAAAACCTTCACTTAGGTAGATCATCAAGGCTTGATATCACCAATCATCATCCTGGACCACCCGATTTCTCCGACGTCAATCCCACTGCCCCGCCCTCCTACGACCACGTCGATATGCAAACCACCAAAAGGTTCGCCGCCCAGTTATTGCCTGATTTTGTTGCATGA